The following proteins are encoded in a genomic region of Thiohalorhabdus sp. Cl-TMA:
- a CDS encoding DEAD/DEAH box helicase, whose protein sequence is MGFGASIAYGEHNENTPVPETIPPPAATDDDPVRALAERLKAKYGGRITGQRVLPAREGSYAPFPEELDGRVRAALEARGVTALYSHQRAAWDRVRAGGHAVVVTPTASGKTLCYNLPVLHDVLGTGAKALYLFPTKALSQDQVAELAELNEAGDLGVRAHTFDGDTPGDARKAVRSRGDIVVSNPDMLHQGVLPHHTKWAQFFESLRYVVIDETHTYRGVFGSHMANVIRRLRRVCRFYGADPVFILSSATIANPAELAEQLVGEPVSAITESGAPAGEKHLLLWNPPVVNPDLGLRASARSQVTRIVRTAMRTGLKSILFARSRLMVEVLTKYLKDVFDTDPRQPQRVAAYRGGYLPTERRATEKRLREGDLGCVVATSALELGVDIGALDVCVLNGYPGTIAGTLQRLGRAGRRSRAALGVVVASSLPLDQYVVRNPDFFFGGSPEHARIDPDQLLILLDHVRCAAFELPFREGESFGGEDLEALLDYLEEEGLLHREGERWHWTADSYPANAVSLRSIAEGNFVVVDITDGGRTIVAEVDYASAPMTIYEGAIYMIQAQPYQVEQLDWEGRKAYVRATRADYYTDAIDYIRLKILDAFERAGQGSGEAANGEVHLVRRIAGYKKIRYYTHENVGFGDISLPDQEMHTTAVWWQLPGGGLEAAFGSRQEALDGFLGAAYAVHHVAALRAMCEPGDLGRAVGDGDAEWFAIVGAAGRGQIKHFDGSDGDPEAQGRFVPALFLYDNYPGGVGLSAPLFDQRQAVVTQARELVAACDCAYGCPACVGPILASDAERGFSPKGAAARVLELLGGAE, encoded by the coding sequence ATGGGTTTTGGGGCTAGTATCGCATACGGAGAACATAACGAGAACACCCCCGTGCCCGAAACCATTCCGCCCCCGGCTGCCACTGACGATGACCCGGTCCGCGCCCTCGCCGAACGGCTGAAGGCCAAGTACGGCGGCCGGATCACGGGGCAGCGCGTCCTCCCGGCCCGGGAAGGGAGCTACGCCCCGTTCCCGGAGGAGCTCGACGGGCGGGTGCGCGCCGCCCTGGAGGCGCGCGGCGTTACCGCCCTCTACAGCCACCAGCGTGCCGCATGGGACCGGGTCCGGGCTGGCGGACATGCCGTGGTGGTCACGCCCACGGCCTCCGGCAAGACTCTGTGCTACAACCTCCCCGTCCTGCACGATGTGCTCGGCACGGGCGCCAAGGCCCTCTACCTCTTCCCCACCAAAGCGCTCTCCCAGGATCAGGTGGCCGAGCTCGCGGAGCTCAACGAAGCCGGGGACCTGGGCGTGCGGGCCCATACCTTCGACGGCGACACGCCCGGGGACGCCCGCAAGGCCGTACGCAGCCGCGGCGACATCGTGGTCTCCAACCCAGATATGCTGCACCAGGGGGTCCTGCCGCATCACACCAAGTGGGCGCAGTTCTTCGAGTCGCTGCGCTACGTGGTCATCGACGAGACGCACACCTACCGCGGCGTATTCGGTTCGCACATGGCCAACGTGATTCGCCGCTTGCGGCGGGTCTGCCGGTTCTACGGCGCCGATCCCGTGTTCATCCTCTCCTCCGCCACCATCGCCAACCCGGCGGAGCTGGCGGAACAGCTGGTGGGGGAGCCGGTATCCGCCATCACCGAAAGTGGCGCGCCGGCCGGAGAGAAGCACCTGCTGCTGTGGAATCCGCCGGTGGTGAACCCCGATCTGGGCCTGCGCGCCTCGGCGCGCTCCCAGGTGACCCGGATCGTGCGCACCGCCATGCGCACGGGCCTGAAGAGCATCCTGTTCGCCCGCTCCCGGCTCATGGTGGAGGTGCTCACCAAGTACCTGAAGGATGTATTCGATACCGACCCGCGCCAGCCGCAGCGTGTCGCCGCCTACCGGGGCGGTTACCTGCCCACGGAGCGCCGGGCCACGGAGAAGCGTCTGCGCGAGGGCGACCTGGGCTGCGTGGTGGCCACCTCGGCCCTGGAGCTGGGGGTGGACATCGGCGCCCTCGACGTCTGCGTGCTCAACGGCTACCCGGGGACCATCGCCGGGACCCTGCAGCGCCTCGGCCGGGCGGGCCGGCGAAGCCGTGCCGCGCTGGGGGTGGTGGTGGCCTCCAGCCTGCCGTTGGATCAGTACGTGGTCCGCAATCCGGACTTCTTCTTCGGCGGCTCGCCGGAGCACGCCCGAATAGACCCCGACCAGCTCCTGATCCTGCTCGATCACGTGCGGTGCGCCGCCTTCGAGCTGCCCTTCCGGGAAGGGGAGTCCTTCGGCGGGGAGGACCTGGAGGCTCTCCTGGACTATCTGGAAGAGGAGGGGCTGCTGCACCGGGAAGGGGAGCGCTGGCACTGGACCGCCGACAGCTACCCGGCCAATGCCGTCAGCCTGCGCTCCATCGCCGAGGGCAACTTCGTGGTGGTGGATATCACGGACGGCGGTCGGACCATTGTCGCCGAGGTGGACTACGCCAGCGCCCCAATGACCATCTACGAGGGCGCCATCTACATGATCCAGGCCCAGCCCTACCAGGTGGAGCAGCTGGACTGGGAGGGTCGCAAGGCGTACGTGCGCGCCACGCGGGCCGACTACTACACCGACGCCATCGACTACATCCGCCTGAAGATCCTGGATGCATTCGAGCGGGCGGGGCAGGGCAGTGGCGAGGCCGCCAACGGCGAGGTCCACCTGGTGCGGCGCATCGCCGGCTACAAAAAGATCCGCTACTACACCCACGAGAACGTGGGCTTCGGTGACATCAGTCTCCCGGATCAGGAAATGCACACTACCGCCGTCTGGTGGCAGCTTCCCGGCGGTGGGCTGGAGGCGGCCTTCGGCAGCCGCCAGGAGGCTCTGGACGGCTTTCTGGGCGCGGCCTACGCCGTGCACCACGTGGCGGCGCTGCGTGCCATGTGTGAGCCCGGCGATCTGGGCCGGGCCGTGGGCGACGGCGACGCCGAGTGGTTCGCCATCGTGGGTGCGGCCGGCCGCGGCCAGATCAAGCATTTCGATGGCAGCGACGGCGACCCGGAAGCCCAGGGCCGCTTCGTGCCCGCCCTGTTCCTCTACGACAACTACCCCGGCGGCGTGGGCCTGTCCGCGCCCCTGTTCGACCAGCGTCAGGCGGTGGTGACCCAGGCCCGCGAGCTGGTGGCCGCCTGCGACTGCGCCTACGGCTGCCCCGCCTGCGTAGGGCCGATACTGGCCTCCGACGCCGAGCGCGGCTTCTCGCCCAAGGGGGCGGCGGCGCGGGTGCTTGAGCTGCTGGGAGGCGCGGAATGA
- the lexA gene encoding transcriptional repressor LexA: protein MDTPLTRRQREIHEYLLAHADEPPPTLDELARGLGMRSRGSLHRHVQALVDAGLVEPMDGKKRGVRLAETTHERDDELPLLGRIAAGQPIAALPQPETLEVPTQLRRDQPCYVLEVDGDSMIDEGIFDGDWVVVEERDRADNGELVVALIDGEEATLKRIEQRPDKVVLHPANADHAPQEYAPERVRIQGVVVSQMRRYF from the coding sequence ATGGACACGCCGCTGACGCGACGCCAACGCGAGATCCACGAATACCTCCTGGCCCACGCGGACGAGCCGCCCCCCACCCTGGACGAGCTGGCCCGGGGACTCGGCATGCGCTCCCGGGGATCGCTGCACCGGCACGTGCAGGCCCTGGTGGACGCGGGCCTGGTGGAGCCCATGGACGGCAAGAAACGGGGTGTGCGGCTCGCCGAGACTACGCACGAGCGGGACGACGAGCTGCCCCTCCTGGGCCGGATCGCCGCCGGACAGCCCATCGCCGCCCTCCCCCAGCCGGAAACCCTCGAGGTGCCCACCCAGCTCCGGCGCGACCAGCCTTGCTACGTCCTCGAGGTGGATGGCGACTCCATGATCGACGAGGGGATCTTCGACGGCGACTGGGTCGTGGTCGAGGAGCGGGACCGCGCCGACAACGGCGAGCTGGTGGTGGCCCTCATAGACGGCGAGGAGGCCACGCTGAAGCGCATCGAGCAACGCCCGGACAAGGTGGTTCTGCATCCCGCCAATGCCGATCACGCGCCGCAGGAATACGCTCCGGAACGGGTCCGAATCCAGGGTGTGGTGGTGAGCCAGATGCGGCGCTATTTCTAG
- the moaA gene encoding GTP 3',8-cyclase MoaA — protein sequence MSIRDTLNRPLRDLRISVTDRCNFRCVYCMPKELFGSGHAFLPRDEILSFEEITRLTRIFTEHGVSKLRITGGEPLVRHDIEHFVAMVAAVEGIEDITLTTNATLLPGKAEALREAGLSRITVSLDAIEDEVFRQINDVGYPVDRVLEGIDAASAAGLGPIKVNMVVKRGMNEEQILPMARHFRGTGHILRFIEFMDVGNSNGWRMDDVVTAAQIRDTLDAEWPIEPLDPNYPGEVASRYRYRDGAGEVGIISSVTEPFCGSCTRARLSAQGELYTCLFGSRGHDFRALLRGGASDAEISEFLSGLWSLRADRYSELRTEETAHLPKVEMSHIGG from the coding sequence ATGAGTATCCGCGACACGCTGAATCGACCGCTCCGGGATCTGCGCATCTCGGTCACCGACCGCTGCAACTTCCGCTGCGTCTACTGCATGCCCAAGGAGCTGTTCGGCTCGGGGCACGCCTTTCTGCCGCGGGACGAGATCCTCTCCTTCGAGGAGATCACCCGGCTTACCCGGATTTTCACCGAGCACGGCGTTAGCAAGCTCCGGATCACCGGCGGCGAGCCCCTGGTGCGGCACGACATCGAGCATTTCGTGGCCATGGTCGCGGCGGTGGAAGGAATCGAGGACATCACCCTCACCACCAACGCCACCCTGCTCCCCGGCAAGGCCGAGGCGCTGCGGGAGGCGGGCCTGAGCCGCATCACGGTGAGCCTGGACGCCATCGAGGATGAGGTCTTCCGGCAGATCAACGATGTGGGCTATCCCGTGGATCGGGTGCTGGAGGGTATCGACGCCGCCTCCGCCGCCGGGCTGGGTCCCATCAAGGTCAACATGGTGGTCAAGCGCGGCATGAACGAGGAGCAGATCCTCCCCATGGCCCGCCACTTCCGCGGAACGGGCCACATCCTGCGCTTCATCGAGTTCATGGACGTGGGCAACAGCAACGGCTGGCGCATGGACGACGTGGTAACCGCCGCCCAGATCCGCGATACCCTGGACGCGGAATGGCCCATCGAGCCCCTGGACCCCAACTATCCCGGCGAGGTGGCGAGCCGCTATCGCTACAGGGACGGCGCCGGCGAGGTGGGCATCATCTCCTCGGTAACCGAGCCGTTCTGCGGCTCCTGCACCCGCGCCCGCCTGTCCGCTCAGGGGGAGCTGTACACCTGCCTGTTCGGATCGCGCGGACACGACTTCCGCGCCCTCCTGCGCGGCGGCGCTTCCGATGCGGAGATCTCCGAATTCCTGAGCGGCCTCTGGTCCCTCCGAGCGGACCGCTACTCGGAGCTGCGCACCGAAGAGACCGCCCACCTTCCCAAGGTGGAGATGTCGCACATCGGCGGCTAA
- a CDS encoding alpha/beta family hydrolase: MDYLFNGPEDAALTIALAHGAGAPMDSPFMEEVAEALAARSWRVARFEFPYMVRRREDGKKRPPDRQPVLLDTWRAVIADLGPQGLVIGGKSMGGRMASLVAEESGVPGLVCLGYPFHPPGKPDRLRIDHLRELATPALIVQGTRDPFGNAEEVAGYPLSPTMRLHWAEDGNHDLAPRKRSGRSAEQNLAESVSAMDGFLQELSAPASP; the protein is encoded by the coding sequence ATGGACTACCTTTTCAACGGCCCCGAGGACGCCGCCCTCACCATCGCCCTCGCCCACGGCGCGGGCGCGCCCATGGACTCCCCGTTCATGGAGGAGGTGGCCGAGGCCCTCGCCGCCCGCTCCTGGCGGGTGGCCCGTTTCGAGTTTCCCTACATGGTGCGCCGGCGGGAGGACGGCAAGAAGCGCCCCCCCGACCGCCAACCGGTGCTGCTCGACACCTGGCGGGCGGTGATTGCCGACCTCGGCCCGCAAGGCCTGGTCATCGGCGGCAAGTCCATGGGGGGGCGCATGGCGAGCCTCGTGGCGGAGGAATCCGGCGTTCCGGGACTGGTCTGCCTCGGTTATCCCTTTCATCCCCCCGGCAAGCCGGACCGCCTCCGCATCGACCACCTGCGGGAGCTGGCGACGCCCGCGCTCATCGTCCAGGGCACGCGGGACCCCTTCGGCAATGCCGAAGAGGTTGCCGGCTACCCCCTTTCCCCGACCATGCGCCTTCACTGGGCGGAGGATGGCAACCACGACCTCGCCCCGCGCAAGCGGTCCGGACGCAGCGCGGAGCAGAATCTGGCCGAGTCCGTTTCCGCCATGGACGGATTCCTGCAGGAGCTGTCCGCCCCGGCCTCCCCCTAG
- a CDS encoding antitoxin Xre/MbcA/ParS toxin-binding domain-containing protein, whose product MSGSPTTEPTERTYLAYNVTTLFKRWGLEDAEQTGLLGLSRRDKKQLDRFRKGEPLPEEPEILGRASALLAIHQQLADHYPADDPRVYTWMVTPEAGLEERRPVDLMLEEGVPGIRRVLQFLDSASG is encoded by the coding sequence ATGTCCGGCTCGCCGACCACCGAGCCCACGGAGCGGACCTACCTGGCCTACAATGTCACCACCCTGTTCAAGCGCTGGGGCCTGGAGGACGCCGAGCAGACGGGCCTCCTGGGGCTGTCCCGGCGGGATAAGAAACAGTTGGACCGGTTCCGCAAAGGGGAGCCACTACCCGAAGAGCCGGAGATTCTGGGCAGGGCCAGCGCCCTGCTCGCCATCCATCAGCAGCTGGCGGATCACTATCCCGCGGACGACCCGCGTGTCTATACCTGGATGGTCACGCCCGAGGCCGGCCTGGAGGAACGGAGGCCGGTGGATCTGATGCTGGAGGAAGGGGTTCCCGGTATTCGCCGGGTGCTGCAGTTCCTCGATTCCGCTTCCGGGTAG
- a CDS encoding FGGY-family carbohydrate kinase, which produces MSGIEPSALFLGADVGTSGVRVCALTETGAPFAQEEATLPAGYRSGSGHEQDPESWWEALVAAISKLAAALPEVPVRGLALDSTSGTLLLADARGAPLGPALMYDDRRSRGEAERIARNAPADSGAHGASSSLAKLLYRAGRGETAQAAHALHAADWLTGCLLGRYGVSDENNALKLGYDPVRRTWPDWVHGLVDSGLLPEVVPPGARVGELSADAARRLGLPGGIPVMAGTTDSVAGFLATGAGGPGEAVTSLGSTLALKVVGEHPVFAPEYGVYSHRLGERWLPGGASNSGGAVLRRFFSDAELTELTPYLHPERPTGLDYLPLPGPGERFPDNDPDLEPRLEPRPAERAELLQGLLEGIAAIEARGYRRLAELGAPNPDSVRTVGGGARNPAWTRIRGDLLGVPMLGAGDAEAACGTARLAAGRLE; this is translated from the coding sequence ATGAGCGGTATCGAGCCGTCCGCGCTGTTCCTGGGTGCCGACGTGGGGACCTCCGGGGTCCGGGTGTGCGCCTTGACCGAGACCGGAGCGCCGTTCGCGCAGGAAGAAGCGACCCTGCCCGCCGGGTACCGCTCCGGCAGCGGGCACGAGCAGGACCCGGAGAGCTGGTGGGAGGCACTGGTTGCGGCCATCTCGAAGCTGGCCGCCGCCCTGCCTGAGGTGCCGGTCCGGGGGCTGGCCTTGGACTCCACCTCCGGGACCCTGCTGCTCGCCGATGCACGGGGCGCTCCGTTGGGGCCGGCGCTGATGTACGATGACCGGCGAAGCCGGGGGGAGGCGGAGCGCATTGCCCGGAATGCGCCGGCCGATAGCGGCGCCCACGGCGCGAGCAGCAGTCTGGCGAAATTGCTGTACCGGGCCGGCCGGGGGGAGACGGCACAGGCCGCCCACGCCTTGCACGCCGCCGACTGGCTGACCGGATGCCTTCTCGGGCGGTACGGGGTAAGCGACGAGAACAATGCCCTCAAGCTGGGGTACGACCCGGTGCGCCGGACTTGGCCGGACTGGGTGCACGGGCTGGTGGATTCCGGGCTTCTGCCCGAGGTGGTGCCGCCGGGAGCCCGGGTGGGTGAGCTATCCGCGGACGCCGCGCGGCGATTGGGACTGCCGGGAGGTATTCCGGTCATGGCGGGCACCACCGACAGCGTTGCCGGCTTCCTGGCCACCGGTGCCGGAGGGCCCGGCGAAGCGGTGACCTCCCTGGGCTCCACCCTGGCGCTCAAGGTGGTGGGGGAGCATCCGGTGTTCGCACCGGAGTACGGGGTGTACAGCCACCGCCTCGGCGAGCGCTGGCTGCCGGGCGGGGCCTCCAACAGCGGCGGGGCCGTGCTTCGCCGGTTCTTCAGCGACGCGGAGCTGACCGAGCTCACGCCATATCTGCACCCGGAACGACCCACCGGGCTTGATTACCTGCCCCTTCCCGGTCCGGGAGAACGGTTCCCGGACAACGACCCGGATCTGGAGCCGCGGCTGGAGCCGAGGCCGGCGGAGCGGGCCGAGCTCCTGCAGGGCCTGCTGGAGGGCATCGCCGCCATTGAGGCGCGCGGTTATCGCCGACTGGCGGAGCTGGGGGCTCCAAATCCCGACTCCGTGCGCACGGTGGGCGGCGGGGCCCGGAATCCGGCGTGGACCCGCATCCGCGGCGATCTTCTGGGGGTGCCCATGCTGGGAGCCGGGGATGCGGAGGCGGCCTGCGGCACGGCCCGGCTGGCGGCGGGACGCCTGGAATAA
- a CDS encoding AI-2E family transporter, with the protein MTDAQKWLILAGTVAVGWLLYLLAPILTPFLVAALLAYLGDPLVDRIEARGTARTVAVGIVFMILVAGLLALVLLLIPLLDHQVRSLIRQLPDYIAWVQNALLPFLATNLGLEPDGSTLEALKQSVQENWQEAGGIAAGLVSSISRSGLALVGWMANLLLIPVVTFYLLRDWDHLVAGVRDLFPRPYVETVSKLARESDEVLAGFLRGQFLVMLGLGGVYAVGLWLAGLNLAFLVGLVAGLVSFVPYLGFILGMLMAGIAMIVQTGSPLDLLLVLAVFTAGQVLESVLFQPLLVGDRIGLHPVAVIFAVLAGGQLFGFVGVLLGLPAAAVIAVFVRHAHERYLESQLYHQGAEEE; encoded by the coding sequence ATGACCGATGCCCAGAAGTGGCTGATCCTGGCCGGAACCGTGGCCGTAGGCTGGCTGCTCTACCTGCTGGCCCCTATCCTAACGCCATTCCTGGTGGCGGCGCTCCTCGCCTATCTCGGCGACCCCCTGGTGGACCGGATCGAGGCGCGGGGAACGGCGCGTACGGTGGCGGTGGGTATCGTGTTCATGATTCTGGTGGCCGGCCTGCTGGCGCTGGTGCTGCTGTTGATCCCCTTGCTGGACCATCAGGTGCGCTCCCTGATCCGGCAGCTCCCCGATTACATCGCCTGGGTGCAGAATGCCCTGCTGCCGTTCCTGGCCACCAATCTTGGGCTGGAGCCGGACGGCTCCACCCTGGAAGCCCTCAAGCAATCCGTTCAGGAGAACTGGCAGGAAGCGGGCGGCATCGCCGCGGGCCTGGTTTCCTCCATTTCCCGCTCCGGACTGGCCCTGGTGGGCTGGATGGCGAACCTGCTGCTGATCCCGGTGGTGACCTTCTACCTGCTGCGCGACTGGGACCATCTGGTGGCCGGGGTGCGGGACCTGTTCCCGCGTCCCTACGTGGAAACGGTCTCCAAGCTGGCCCGGGAGTCGGACGAGGTGCTTGCCGGGTTCCTGCGCGGCCAGTTCCTCGTCATGCTGGGCCTGGGCGGGGTCTATGCCGTCGGCCTCTGGCTGGCCGGGCTGAATCTGGCCTTCCTGGTGGGACTGGTGGCCGGCCTTGTGAGCTTCGTGCCGTATCTGGGCTTCATCCTGGGCATGCTCATGGCCGGGATCGCCATGATCGTCCAGACCGGCTCGCCGCTGGACCTGTTGCTGGTGCTCGCCGTATTCACGGCGGGGCAGGTGCTCGAAAGCGTCCTGTTCCAGCCGCTCCTGGTGGGCGACCGGATCGGCCTCCACCCGGTGGCGGTGATCTTCGCGGTCCTGGCGGGCGGTCAGCTGTTCGGCTTCGTCGGCGTCCTGCTCGGCCTGCCCGCGGCGGCCGTGATCGCCGTTTTCGTACGCCATGCCCATGAGCGGTATCTGGAGAGCCAGCTCTATCATCAGGGAGCGGAGGAGGAATGA
- a CDS encoding NUDIX hydrolase: MGEGQQGREAEAPQPRPGVLAVVWNGPRVLLVKRRNPPQAGHWGFPGGRLEWGETLLEAARRELREETGIVGEPREAFSALDVLDRDESGILRHHYALIAVHLLYRSGTPEASDDALAADWYAPDHLPGPLCQGVPDLVRHSRLLLRLEAEGAMRQSAGNSDATGGGNGDPA, encoded by the coding sequence ATGGGAGAAGGTCAGCAAGGTCGGGAGGCGGAGGCTCCGCAGCCCCGGCCCGGCGTTCTGGCGGTGGTCTGGAACGGTCCCCGGGTTCTGCTCGTGAAGCGCCGCAATCCACCCCAGGCCGGGCACTGGGGATTTCCGGGCGGCCGGCTGGAATGGGGGGAGACACTCCTCGAGGCCGCCCGCCGGGAGCTCCGGGAGGAGACGGGAATCGTGGGCGAGCCCCGCGAGGCCTTCAGTGCGCTGGATGTCCTGGACCGGGACGAATCGGGCATCCTGCGGCACCATTACGCCCTGATCGCCGTCCACCTCCTCTACCGCTCGGGCACCCCGGAAGCCAGCGATGATGCCCTCGCGGCGGACTGGTATGCACCGGACCACCTGCCCGGGCCCCTCTGCCAGGGGGTTCCGGACCTGGTCCGGCACAGCCGACTGCTCCTGCGGCTTGAAGCCGAGGGCGCAATGCGCCAATCTGCGGGTAATTCAGACGCCACCGGAGGTGGAAATGGCGACCCTGCATGA
- a CDS encoding NADPH-dependent FMN reductase translates to MATLLGISGSLRRGSFNTALLHAAESLAPDGVRLEIATLHGIPLFDGDVEREGVPDVVTALKDRIAECDGLLLATPEYNHSLPGPLKNAVDWLSRPQADQPRVFHGRPVALVGATPGPTGTRYAQTAWLPVIQNLGMRPWFGGAFYLSQARQAFDESGTLMDPDYRERLRGFLAGFAEFLGR, encoded by the coding sequence ATGGCCACCCTTCTAGGAATCTCCGGCAGCCTGCGTCGCGGCTCCTTCAATACCGCCCTGCTGCACGCCGCCGAATCCCTGGCCCCGGACGGCGTTCGCCTGGAGATCGCCACCCTGCACGGCATCCCCCTCTTCGACGGCGATGTGGAGCGGGAGGGCGTTCCGGACGTGGTGACGGCCCTCAAGGACCGAATCGCCGAATGCGACGGCCTGCTGCTCGCCACGCCAGAGTACAACCATTCCCTGCCCGGTCCGCTGAAGAACGCCGTGGACTGGCTGTCCCGGCCGCAGGCGGATCAGCCCCGCGTTTTTCACGGACGGCCCGTTGCCCTGGTGGGCGCGACACCGGGTCCCACGGGTACCCGCTACGCCCAGACGGCCTGGCTCCCGGTCATCCAGAACCTGGGGATGCGCCCCTGGTTCGGTGGCGCCTTCTATCTGTCCCAGGCGCGGCAGGCCTTCGATGAATCCGGCACCCTGATGGACCCCGATTACCGCGAGCGCCTCCGGGGCTTCCTGGCCGGGTTTGCGGAATTCCTGGGCCGATAA
- a CDS encoding glycoside hydrolase family 3 protein: MAGHGAPARRIHAALVLLTLLIQPLAVRSGEIPPHPGLDFQIGQMLMVGFRGMQPGPDHPVRRAIREQHIGGVILFDRDVALESDERNIRGPEQVRRLTGRLQASADYPLLIAVDQEGGKVNRLSPERGFSVAPSPAALAERGPDATRRAALGTARQLAGLGFNLNLAPVVDLARNPASPIIAGLDRSFGARPGPVSRNAGQVVRAHRAAGVRTSLKHFPGHGSSRGDTHKGLVDITATWEPVELAPYRRLIDAGLADTVMVGHLVNRELDPDWPASLSRRTVHGLLREKLGYEGVVILDDLQMGAIRKHYELRTVIRRALRADADILLFGNNLVYQPRITERAHRIIRELVEQGRVSEERIQRSYRRIRALKEDLVEEAAAGGGGG; the protein is encoded by the coding sequence ATGGCCGGCCACGGAGCTCCCGCGCGGCGTATTCATGCCGCCCTCGTTCTGCTGACGCTCCTGATTCAGCCGCTGGCGGTCCGTTCCGGGGAGATACCGCCCCATCCGGGCCTGGATTTCCAGATCGGCCAGATGCTGATGGTGGGCTTTCGGGGCATGCAGCCGGGTCCTGACCATCCCGTCCGCCGGGCGATCCGTGAACAGCATATCGGCGGGGTCATCCTGTTCGACCGGGATGTGGCCCTGGAGTCGGACGAGCGCAATATTCGCGGCCCCGAACAGGTCCGCCGGCTCACCGGGCGGCTCCAGGCATCGGCGGACTATCCGCTGCTGATCGCCGTCGACCAAGAAGGAGGGAAGGTCAACCGGCTCTCGCCGGAGCGGGGATTCTCCGTGGCCCCCTCCCCGGCCGCGCTCGCCGAGCGGGGACCCGACGCCACCCGGCGTGCGGCTCTTGGAACCGCGCGCCAACTGGCCGGGCTGGGCTTCAACCTCAATCTGGCTCCGGTGGTGGACCTGGCACGCAACCCCGCGAGCCCCATCATAGCGGGCTTGGACCGGAGCTTCGGCGCGCGCCCGGGGCCGGTCTCCCGGAATGCCGGCCAGGTGGTCCGGGCGCACAGGGCGGCCGGCGTGCGCACCTCCCTCAAGCATTTCCCCGGCCACGGCAGCTCGCGCGGCGACACGCACAAGGGGCTGGTGGATATAACCGCCACCTGGGAGCCGGTGGAGCTGGCGCCGTACCGGCGCCTCATAGACGCCGGGCTGGCGGATACGGTGATGGTGGGGCACCTGGTGAACCGCGAGCTGGACCCGGATTGGCCCGCCTCCCTGTCCCGCCGCACCGTTCACGGACTGCTCCGGGAGAAGCTCGGCTACGAGGGCGTGGTGATCCTCGACGACCTGCAGATGGGCGCCATCCGCAAGCACTACGAGCTGCGGACGGTGATCCGGCGCGCCCTGCGGGCGGACGCGGATATACTGCTGTTCGGCAACAATCTGGTCTACCAGCCGCGCATCACCGAGCGCGCGCACCGGATCATCCGCGAGCTGGTGGAACAGGGGCGGGTTAGCGAGGAGCGGATTCAGCGTTCCTACCGGCGCATCCGGGCCCTCAAGGAAGACCTTGTCGAAGAGGCAGCGGCCGGAGGCGGCGGGGGATGA
- a CDS encoding DUF192 domain-containing protein, whose protein sequence is MMRRALRLCLLPLLIAGGAAPEAAAAPTVTVAVGDARLHAEVAATPEAHRRGLMGREHLGADSGMLFVWRRSGSRTFWMKNTPLPLSVAFLDDRGRILNIEAMAPLREDRHYRSRGAARFALEANRGWFRRHGVEPGDRCRFRIPAGLLPARERGALVVGAP, encoded by the coding sequence ATGATGCGCCGGGCGCTGCGCCTCTGCCTGCTCCCCCTCCTGATTGCCGGCGGTGCGGCCCCGGAAGCCGCCGCAGCGCCCACGGTAACGGTGGCGGTCGGCGATGCCCGGCTGCACGCGGAGGTGGCGGCCACGCCCGAGGCGCACAGGCGGGGCCTGATGGGCCGGGAGCACCTGGGGGCGGATAGCGGCATGCTGTTCGTCTGGCGGCGATCCGGATCCCGGACCTTCTGGATGAAGAATACCCCCCTGCCCCTTTCGGTGGCCTTTCTGGACGACCGGGGCCGAATCCTCAACATCGAAGCCATGGCGCCCCTGCGGGAGGACCGCCACTACCGCTCCCGCGGGGCCGCCCGATTCGCCCTGGAAGCCAACCGGGGCTGGTTCCGACGGCACGGCGTGGAACCGGGCGACCGCTGCCGGTTCCGGATTCCCGCCGGCCTGCTGCCGGCCCGCGAGCGGGGTGCTCTGGTGGTGGGCGCGCCCTGA